One genomic segment of Centroberyx gerrardi isolate f3 chromosome 4, fCenGer3.hap1.cur.20231027, whole genome shotgun sequence includes these proteins:
- the ints14 gene encoding integrator complex subunit 14 has product MPTVVLMDVSLSMTRPVSLDGSEEFQRKNLAVHGLTMLFEHMAANYRLEFTSLVAFSSLWELLVPFTRDYNTLQEALSNLEDYDKTCVESALNGVSNIVQQEWGSSCPCQVVLVTDGSLGIGKGSLRHSLHTLKQRGDDKKFPLPFPFPAKLFILCVANPEELQMTDAMDNLEELLHLSGGEGQIFTMEGPLCLKSVQAMFGRLIDQAYSPFHAVLHCGNLSSDVQVFPRPEPVVVDEEVEPMPRIVSTDLEIVGFIEIGDISSPPVISRHLVLPIAVNKEVDEVGTGATDELEEEASASQMAGKSPNFCVLLHGSLKVEGMVALVQLGPDWYGMLYSQADSKKKSNLMMSLFEPGPEPLPWLGKVSHLGPISEAAENPYGEDDSKSPFPVQPQIKRSYAQNVTVWIKASGLQTDVQKILRNARKLPDKTQTFYKELNRLRKAALAFGFWELLKGVADLLERECTLLPDSAHPDAAFQLSHAAQQLKLASTGDSQYAAFDHNIAPMHTDFSS; this is encoded by the exons ATGCCTACCGTGGTGTTAATGGACGTGTCTCTGTCCATGACACGACCAGTGTCTCTGGACGGCAGCGAGGAGTTCCAGAGGAAGAACTTGGCTGTTCATGGACTCACTATGTTGTTTGAACACATGGCTGCAAACTACCGCTTGGAGTTCACATCCCTGGTggccttttcctccctctgggAGCTCTTGGTGCCTTTCACCAGAGATTACAACACATTACAG GAGGCTCTAAGCAACCTGGAGGACTACGACAAAACCTGTGTTGAATCAGCTCTTAATGGAGTTAGCAACATAGTGCAGCAGGAGTGGGGCAGCTCCTGTCCCTGCCAG GTGGTGCTGGTGACAGATGGGTCTCTTGGTATTGGGAAGGGTTCCCTGCGTCATTCCCTCCACACACTGAAGCAACGTGGGGATGACAAGAAGTTCCCGCTCCCTTTCCCTTTTCCAGCCAAACTGTTCATCTTGTGTGTAGCCAATCCAGAGGAG TTACAGATGACTGATGCCATGGACAACTTGGAGGAGCTGCTTCATCTCAGCGGAGGGGAGGGACAGATCTTCACTATGGAGGGACCGCTGTGCCTGAAGAGTGTACAGGCCATGTTTGG GAGGCTGATTGACCAGGCATACTCTCCCTTCCATGCCGTCCTGCACTGTGGGAACCTGTCCTCGGACGTTCAGGTCTTCCCTCGGCCGGAGCCTGTGGTGGTGGATGAAGAGGTGGAGCCCATGCCCAGAATAGTCAGCACAG ATTTGGAGATTGTGGGCTTCATTGAGATTGGTGACATTTCCAGTCCTCCTGTCATATCCAGACACCTAGTGCTGCCCATTGCTGTAAACAAAG AGGTGGATGAAGTTGGCACAGGAGCCACAGATGAGCTTGAGGAGGAAGCCTCAGCCAGTCAAATGGCAGGAAAGAGTCCAAATTTCTGTGTCCTTTTGCATGGCAGTCTGAAAGTGGAGGGCATGGTGGCACTGGTGCAGCTGGG GCCAGACTGGTACGGCATGCTGTACTCCCAAGCAGACAGCAAGAAGAAATCCAATCTGATGATGTCTCTGTTTGAGCCTGGTCCAGAGCCTCTGCCTTGGCTGGGCAAAGTCTCACATTTGGGACCGATCTCAG AGGCTGCTGAAAACCCCTATGGAGAGGATGATAGTAAAAGTCCTTTCCCTGTGCAGCCCCAGATCAAGCGAAGCTATGCCCAGAATGTCACTGTGTGGATTAAGGCCAGTGGGCTGCAG ACTGATGTGCAGAAGATCCTGAGGAATGCGAGGAAACTGCCTGATAAGACTCAAACCTTCTATAAG GAGCTGAACCGCCTGCGGAAGGCTGCCTTGGCTTTCGGGTTCTGGGAGCTGCTGAAGGGAGTGGCCGAcctgctggagagagagtgCACCTTGCTCCCAGACTCGGCCCACCCAGATGCTGCCTTTCAGCTGTCCCACGCTGCACAGCAGCTCAAACTGGCTAGCACCGGCGACTCCCAGTATGCTGCGTTTGATCACAACATTGCTCCCATGCACACCGACTTCTCAAGCTGA
- the slc24a1 gene encoding sodium/potassium/calcium exchanger 1, with the protein MYCTRRKRLQLSRVLFLLSGVFLCTVYQLTISARLSEPLSMPQIGEDSAEGSTEGVEEAAVETQGLEEPITATHELELTDQTTPRLHTTHHADTTLDFKTSPTTEPPLSQATNRTIVHCIYVAPEPPQETPTPPPLPPIQNTTIFFPGEAPHMKGEYPRDIFSIEDRRRGWVVLHIFGMLYMFVSLAIVCDEFFVPALGVITDKLAISDDVAGATFMAAGGSAPELFTSLIGVFIAHSNVGIGTIVGSAVFNILFVIGMCALFSREMLHLTWWPLFRDVSFYIFDLILLIIFFLDNVIMWWESVMLVAGYTVYVIFMKFNVQLERAFKTQLYKHKNIVKVITVEEPEKANEEVEDNVPPSPDNKNRLKLKPSLQRGGSSASLHNSTMRNTIFQLMIHTLDPLGDGKFKEKAETLNSVASGNTESKPQAKTEDEKKPEQPKEPEPSPAKETEKEEEPEDKKVLANYCVLVVLKKDRSESMIPVYEDVPAGEEGAGGSGDSGSDDDDGDEDSDEDSEDEDDDEEEEEEEEEEKEEEKEAEEEEQEENDEPLSLEWPDTRRKQATYLFLLPIVFPLWLTVPDVRNPTSKKFFVMTFLGSILWIAVFSYLMVWWAHQVGETIGISEEIMGLTILAAGTSIPDLITSVIVARKGLGDMAVSSSVGSNIFDITMGLPIPWLLYSVSHGLAPVQVSSNGLFCAIVLLFLMLLFVIISIATCKWKMNKLLGATMFLLYFIFLVLSVMLEDRIIICPVSI; encoded by the exons ATGTATTGCACACGAAGGAAGCGCCTGCAGCTGAGCCGGgttctgtttcttctctctggGGTTTTCCTTTGTACTGTCTACCAGCTGACCATCAGTGCCAGACTGTCCGAGCCTTTGTCGATGCCTCAGATCGGAGAGGATTCAGCAGAGGGGTCGacggagggggtggaggaggcagCGGTGGAGACTCAGGGCCTGGAGGAGCCCATCACTGCAACACACGAGTTAGAGCTCACAGATCAAACCACGCCACGGCTGCACACCACACATCACGCGGACACAACTTTAGATTTTAAAACATCCCCCACCACTGAACCCCCGCTATCACAAGCTACAAACCGGACTATTGTGCACTGCATCTATGTGGCCCCTGAGCCCCCACAGGagacccccaccccacctccgcTCCCTCCAATACAAAACACCACTATTTTCTTCCCTGGTGAAGCTCCTCATATGAAGGGTGAATACCCCCGGGATATCTTCTCTATCGAAGACCGCAGAAGAGGCTGGGTGGTCCTTCACATTTTTGGGAtgttgtacatgtttgtgtCGCTTGCAATTGTGTGTGATGAGTTCTTTGTTCCTGCCCTGGGGGTCATCACAGACAAGTTGGCTATATCTGACGATGTGGCCGGGGCCACCTTCATGGCCGCCGGAGGCTCCGCCCCTGAGCTCTTCACCTCCTTGATTGGGGTTTTTATTGCTCACAGCAATGTGGGTATTGGCACCATAGTGGGCTCGGCGGTTTTCAACATTTTGTTTGTGATTGGGATGTGTGCTTTGTTTTCTCGGGAGATGCTCCATTTGACCTGGTGGCCACTTTTCAGAGACGTGTCCTTCTACATCTTTGACCTCATCTTactcatcatcttcttcttggACAATGTCATCATGTGGTGGGAGAGCGTCATGCTGGTGGCCGGATACACTGTGTATGTGATTTTCATGAAGTTCAATGTGCAACTAGAGCGGGCCTTCAAGACCCAACTCTACAAACACAAGAACATTGTCAAAGTTATTACTGTGGAGGAACCTGAAAAG GCAAATGAAGAAGTTGAAGACAATGTCCCTCCAAGTCCGGACAACAAGAATCGGTTAAAG CTGAAGCCGTCTCTTCAGCGAGGGGGGAGTTCAGCTTCTCTACACAACAGCACCATGAGAAACACCATCTTCCAGCTCATGATCCACACATTAGACCCTCTCGGAGATG GGAAATTTAAGGAGAAGGCTGAGACTCTGAACAGTGTGGCCAGTGGGAATACAGAGAGCAAACCTCAAGCCAAAACTGAAG ACGAAAAAAAACCTGAGCAGCCCAAAGAGCCGGAGCCCTCCCCAGCGAAGGAaacagagaaggaggaagagccAGAAGACAAGAAGGTACTCGCCAACTACTGTGTCCTGGTGGTTCTCAAAAAGGACAGAAGTGAATCTATGATACCTGTCTAT GAGGACGTTccggcaggagaggagggggcaggAGGCTCAGGAGACTCTGGCAGCGATGACGATGACGGTGACGAGGACAGTGATGAGGACAGTGAAGACGAAGacgatgatgaggaggaggaggaggaggaggaggaggagaaggaggaggagaaggaagcagaggaagaagagcaagaagaaaatGACGAGCCTCTGTCTTTAGAGTGGCCTGACACACGACGTAAACAAGCCACCTACCTCTTCCTGCTGCCCATAGTCTTCCCTCTGTGGCTCACAGTTCCAGATGTTCGCAACCCC ACCTCCAAAAAATTCTTTGTGATGACTTTCCTGGGCTCTATTCTGTGGATTGCTGTCTTCTCCTACCTCATGGTGTGGTGGGCCCAtcag GTGGGTGAGACCATTGGCATCTCGGAGGAGATTATGGGCCTGACCATCCTGGCTGCAGGAACCTCCATCCCCGACCTCATTACCAGTGTGATTGTGGCACGTAAAGGCCTGGGGGACATGGCTGTGTCCAGCTCTGTGGGCAGTAACATCTTTGACATCACTATGGG TCTCCCGATCCCTTGGCTCCTGTACTCGGTCTCGCATGGTTTGGCTCCGGTGCAGGTCAGCAGCAACGGGCTCTTCTGTGCCATCGTGCTGCTCTTCCTCATGCTCCTCTTTGTCATCATCTCCATTGCCACCTGCAAGTGGAAGATGAATAAGCTGCTGGGTGCCACTATGTTCCTGCTCTACTTCATCTTCCTGGTACTTAGCGTGATGCTTGAGGATCGCATCATCATCTGCCCCGTTTCCATCTGA